A part of Miscanthus floridulus cultivar M001 chromosome 6, ASM1932011v1, whole genome shotgun sequence genomic DNA contains:
- the LOC136458735 gene encoding uncharacterized protein isoform X2 has product MAAASAAGGGFSGDVPIFHAENLVSNVKSINYSRTFLSIISGVVAGIWGFTGLMGFVFYLLVMMVASLMLLVKAKFSVHTYFDSWNRIIIEGVLGGLMSFVLFWTYP; this is encoded by the exons ATGGCGGCGGcctcggcggcgggcggcgggttCTCTGGCGACGTTCCGATCTTCCACGCGGAAAACCTCGTCAGCAACGTCAAATCAATCAACTACAG CCGGACATTCTTGTCAATCATTAGTGGAGTTGTTGCTGGAATATGGGGGTTTACAGGCTTGATGGGATTTGTGTTCTACCTTCTTGTGATGATGGTTGCATCTCTGATGCTTTTGGTGAAGGCCAAATTTTCGGTCCATACATACTTTGACAGTTGGAACAGGATTATAATTGAAGGAGTTCTTGGAGGCCTGATG TCTTTCGTGTTGTTTTGGACGTATCCTTGA
- the LOC136458735 gene encoding uncharacterized protein isoform X1, with protein sequence MAAASAAGGGFSGDVPIFHAENLVSNVKSINYSRTFLSIISGVVAGIWGFTGLMGFVFYLLVMMVASLMLLVKAKFSVHTYFDSWNRIIIEGVLGGLMSFVLFWTFAYDIVHIF encoded by the exons ATGGCGGCGGcctcggcggcgggcggcgggttCTCTGGCGACGTTCCGATCTTCCACGCGGAAAACCTCGTCAGCAACGTCAAATCAATCAACTACAG CCGGACATTCTTGTCAATCATTAGTGGAGTTGTTGCTGGAATATGGGGGTTTACAGGCTTGATGGGATTTGTGTTCTACCTTCTTGTGATGATGGTTGCATCTCTGATGCTTTTGGTGAAGGCCAAATTTTCGGTCCATACATACTTTGACAGTTGGAACAGGATTATAATTGAAGGAGTTCTTGGAGGCCTGATG TCTTTCGTGTTGTTTTGGAC ATTTGCTTATGACATTGTCCACATCTTCTGA
- the LOC136458737 gene encoding uncharacterized protein isoform X1: MFREEQLDLVLVPLALAAVAGYHLWLLWAILRHPTRTVIGLNAIARKRWVAAMMAQNTEKNGVLAVQTLRNNIMASTVLATTAITLVSVISVFIGVTSPASSPSSSKAPAPRLVYGSKAGEVFAAKYLAVSLCFMLAFVCNVQAIRLYAHASFLLGGLPPGPGDEAEAREEEFASYVARTVNRGSYAWSLGLRAFYVSLALFLWTFGPIPMLACSVLMCGLLYFLDTTSASDHGHVHGQQGTRAARKDNTV, translated from the exons ATGTTCCGGGAGGAGCAGCTGGACCTGGTGCTGGTGCCGCTGGCCCTGGCGGCGGTGGCCGGCTACCACCTGTGGCTCCTCTGGGCGATCCTGCGCCATCCCACCCGAACCGTCATCGGCCTCAACGCCATCGCACGCAAGCGCTGGGTCGCCGCCATGATGGCC CAGAACACGGAGAAGAACGGCGTGCTGGCGGTGCAGACGCTGCGCAACAACATCATGGCGTCGACGGTGCTGGCGACCACGGCCATCACGCTGGTCTCCGTCATCAGCGTCTTCATCGGCGTCACGTCTCCAGCCTCCTCGCCGTCCTCCAGCAAGGCGCCGGCGCCGCGGCTGGTGTACGGGAGCAAGGCCGGGGAGGTGTTCGCGGCCAAGTACCTGGCCGTGTCGCTCTGCTTCATGCTCGCCTTCGTCTGCAACGTGCAGGCCATCCGGCTGTACGCGCACGCCAGCTTCCTCCTGGGCGGCCTGCCGCCCGGCCCCGGCGACGAGGCGGAGGCGCGCGAGGAGGAGTTCGCGTCGTACGTGGCGCGGACGGTGAACCGCGGCAGCTACGCCTGGTCGCTCGGCCTGCGCGCCTTCTACGTCTCCCTCGCGCTCTTCCTCTGGACGTTCGGCCCCATACCGATGCTGGCCTGCAGCGTGCTCATGTGCGGCCTGCTCTACTTCCTCGACACCACCAGCGCCAGTGACCACGGCCACGTGCACGGCCAGCAAGGGACCCGCGCCGCCCGAAAGGATAACACAGTCTGA
- the LOC136458737 gene encoding uncharacterized protein isoform X2 codes for MFREEQLDLVLVPLALAAVAGYHLWLLWAILRHPTRTVIGLNAIARKRWVAAMMANTEKNGVLAVQTLRNNIMASTVLATTAITLVSVISVFIGVTSPASSPSSSKAPAPRLVYGSKAGEVFAAKYLAVSLCFMLAFVCNVQAIRLYAHASFLLGGLPPGPGDEAEAREEEFASYVARTVNRGSYAWSLGLRAFYVSLALFLWTFGPIPMLACSVLMCGLLYFLDTTSASDHGHVHGQQGTRAARKDNTV; via the exons ATGTTCCGGGAGGAGCAGCTGGACCTGGTGCTGGTGCCGCTGGCCCTGGCGGCGGTGGCCGGCTACCACCTGTGGCTCCTCTGGGCGATCCTGCGCCATCCCACCCGAACCGTCATCGGCCTCAACGCCATCGCACGCAAGCGCTGGGTCGCCGCCATGATGGCC AACACGGAGAAGAACGGCGTGCTGGCGGTGCAGACGCTGCGCAACAACATCATGGCGTCGACGGTGCTGGCGACCACGGCCATCACGCTGGTCTCCGTCATCAGCGTCTTCATCGGCGTCACGTCTCCAGCCTCCTCGCCGTCCTCCAGCAAGGCGCCGGCGCCGCGGCTGGTGTACGGGAGCAAGGCCGGGGAGGTGTTCGCGGCCAAGTACCTGGCCGTGTCGCTCTGCTTCATGCTCGCCTTCGTCTGCAACGTGCAGGCCATCCGGCTGTACGCGCACGCCAGCTTCCTCCTGGGCGGCCTGCCGCCCGGCCCCGGCGACGAGGCGGAGGCGCGCGAGGAGGAGTTCGCGTCGTACGTGGCGCGGACGGTGAACCGCGGCAGCTACGCCTGGTCGCTCGGCCTGCGCGCCTTCTACGTCTCCCTCGCGCTCTTCCTCTGGACGTTCGGCCCCATACCGATGCTGGCCTGCAGCGTGCTCATGTGCGGCCTGCTCTACTTCCTCGACACCACCAGCGCCAGTGACCACGGCCACGTGCACGGCCAGCAAGGGACCCGCGCCGCCCGAAAGGATAACACAGTCTGA